The Hemibagrus wyckioides isolate EC202008001 linkage group LG26, SWU_Hwy_1.0, whole genome shotgun sequence DNA window GTCTGTGatacacacaaaacaatcaACCGACAGTCCACGGTTTGCACCATATGTTACCTGATCGCTTCTACATGAAATGACTGCAGGCTATGAAATGTGTTGAAACAAACGGGTAACCTGGATCACATAAAAATACAAGTCTGATAAGATACAGAGTAAGCCCTTTAACTGTCCATAACATTTTAATGTGCAgaataatattttgtataatCAGTGAAGCCAGAGAGCTTTCTATTCCTGATCACTTAACCAACAGAACATATTAAGTAAATTTATAGGCCTAGATGATTTTGAGGTATTAAGGTTTGGGATTAAACACATTCAGTTCAAGGGGTTAGTCAAATAGCtatttgtaataataaatataagaacTTTAATAAATTGGGATCATTGCTATAATGGATTTTCACTGCTATAAgtaagtaatatatatatgtgtgtgtgtatgtatgtatatatatatatatatatatatatattatatatattatatatatattataatattatatatattataatattatacagGTACACTCTGTaaccattattttattttaatttaaatgaattgaaatttACTTAGGTCACTaggtttaaatgttaaaaagcaTTACATGaattattacacacattactgcatgcattattacatcattacataTCCATTATCTCTCCTTATATGAATACTTGGATTCATGCTATGATTGTTcaacagtttattttattatataatattaattatatgttCAGTCAACATGACTTTATGAATTTATACGGTCTGAATTCACAGCGTAATACTTTGATTAATTTCCTGTGCTTTCACTTGCAGCATGACTCCTGAGGGCCACAGCACAGCCCTGTGGATGAAGCCACACTCGCACTTCCCAGCTGCTCCGCCAGTCCGAATGGGCTCTCAGGCATGACCTGAGGGGAGAAGAGGGGTCATGACTCAGTGGAACAATTGCATATATAAAGTCATAGCTTCCTTAGGAGTTCAACAAACTCAGTAGTTTAACAGTGGTCAATGAGTACTCATTAACACAGTGTCCTTGGTTTGATTGGTTGTGGGGGGTGCGAGGGCAGCGAGGCTGCTGTGTGGGCGTTTATGATTCCTCCTGTAGAATATCACAGATGATTCAAAATCAGCGCAAACATGGGAACAGATATAAGGTTTACTAATGATGATAAGTAATACCTAATTCTACATTGtgaaaatatgtgtgtgtctttctgaaGATGCCATAGACAGTACTCACTAATGAAACATGCATGATAAGAGCTCAGAGATTATGCAGCTGTTTATCTGATGTTTATCTTATCAGTGTGACCTGGGCTTGCGGCTTCTACAAGGACCAGATAGCCATAAAACAATGCTGCGGCTTTTCCATATGGCATACGGACAAGGCGTTGAGTGATATTCTTGAGTGGTACGTGAGCCCACCAGCATCAACGAATTCATTGTCTTAGCACCACGGAACAAGAGATTTCTTTTGATGTTGTATGCAGTGGAGCACTTTAATGTTCTTGATAGTCCACGGGTTCTGTTTTCGGTGTAACTGCACAAGACGATGATGTGATAATAAGAATGTAATTCGACTTAGGATTGTAAGCAAATCTATGTATGTTTATATTGTTCAAATTATCATGTGTCTAGTGAATATGGCGATAAGTCTGTTGgttgttgtgtattttgtttatttacaggaGTTGAGTGCCACATTGGACTCATGACGCTTTAAGGAATCGTGGGTAATTTGGGAAAATGTACACTTTTTGCAcgttaattataaatattgataTGCAAGTCATTTAGTATGgagtttttaatgttatggcatCTTCATCATATGAGACTCCTTCTATCCTACGTCACGTCTCTTCTACTGAAGCAGACAATTGAGAGGACGGTCAAATACCTGATACTTCGTCTGTAATAGAACAGATTAAAATGAAGGATGAACAAGTTTATGTGTGGTTATAAATAGGCCCCAAATCCAAATGGTGGTTTCTTATGTCTGAATGAGCGTAGTGGCCATGAGCCGTTCTGATAAAGTGGCATTCCATGATTAGAAGGTTATTAACGCATCTGTAATGTTAAGGGCAGCTGTTTGGCCTTGGAGAGTCTGTGGTGCTTTTTGGGCTACCGGTAATGTAACAATGGACATAACAAACATGTCCATGTGAAGGGACAGACATAACAGTCTAATGTGACTTTAACAGGGCCATCAGGACCCACTGTCACTGGCAGAGCTCTTGTTAAATCAGGGCTGGGATTTATGGCGATATTAATAGTGTAACAATACCGAAAATTCTAATTTCATTCGACAGTGATGTCTCAAAgtgatctctttttttttttttttgatacagtgtgctgttttgttttttgtctagTTATTCTGACCACAGAGTAACATCAGCACAGGTGCATGTTTTTTGTATTACTAAGCAAATTCAGCTCACTCTAACATTCCGCTCCACCACTAAGTATCCACCAGTGTcctaacatactgtataatcaTATTAAAGCTAtttatgcttcttttttttttcttttttttaccgtTACTCACTCATCTGTACAAACCTTGGGTTTGGCCGAGCATGATCCTGATTTTGTGCTGCTCTGTGCTCGAGTCTGAAAAGTGAATTCTTCAGCAAACCTAGAGTTCTTCAAGATGTTGGCCACATCTCCATCCACCTCCATCACTTCATTCACCTGATTCAGTAATTGTGATtaaagtgtgattatatattGATACAATAACAGATACACATGATGAATAATGTGTATCTTTTTCACTATTTCCAGCATTTCAGACCTTAAACGTGTACTGTGCATCGAACTCAAACTTCTCCTCCAATCCCGTAATGTTTCCATCGTACATGACAAGACAGCGCTCCTTCTCAGAACTCTTCGGTGACTTGAAGAGACGGTACGTAGCAGAGACAAACTTGTAGTCAGCTAAATTCAAAACAGAGACacagtgacagtggtgtgaACAATGAAAGTGATTTTGAAAGTAAATGATAACCGTACTGAATAAATTGCGACGGACAAACCACAATAGCTGAGAATGAAATGACCTAGGACTAAAAACTAGGACCCGTTTACCTAGAAGTTTCTCGAGATCTTCGTTGCCTACAGAAATGACACTAGCTGTGACCAATCGCGGTTTGCAGAACCCGACTTCCTCAGCCAATCGCACCAGATCCTCCCACCAAAGAGCTCCACTCAGACACTCACCTGAGGCAGATAATGATACCCTCATTATATCTCACATGCAGGAACAAATGAATGTATTTGAATGGTACAAAAAGTAGTCACTGCTAGAATAAGCaataataaattgaaataaactgaaatttGTACAATAATCCTTTTCCAGAACAAAACCACACATTATATACATGAACGTATGAAATGCATAAAAAGCTATTCCTCTTTCCAAAAAGAAGCAATTCGACAATTCTTGAATgaattgttttctttaaaatatctgTTCTTGTCAAATGTTAAACTGTCACAAAGCCCAAAACGGCAACAGCTTTAAAAATATCCCGAATAAAAGGTGCGTTCTGCTTTCCCTGTATTCAtgattgaaaaataaatctacTTGCTCATATACCGGAACAATTTACATTAAGGTTACTTAGCATGAATATGTTCTTCagctttaatacacaacaaattGAATAATAAACTGAATAAGCTAAATAGCAGTCAATTCATTTCAACACATTAACCCATGTACATACAGACACTAAGATTAAAGGTTAGGTCAATATTTCCGTGGGGAAAGTTTCCCAGATTTAGGGTCATGTTACGCAGCTGCTTAACTTGTTAGATTAGTTGATAAGAAGTCTGAgattggtttttttttcaatacCGTCTGGACCAGTAATTTTAAACACAAGCCTTTGCCTTAAAGTCTAAGCATACATGCTAGAAAATCCAGAACCGAGACTAAAAAGTAAGTCTTTACACCAGGACACCAGAGTTTATTAACATTCTATAATTTTACTTTGTTTTGAATGCAGGTACATTTTATTACCTTTTAAACCAACATCTATTAATACACGTGATATTTATTAATGATAAGTTTAACATGCAGTATTGTAATGCTAGCTAAtgcaataaaatgttatttatggGAACCTTAATGTAATACATTCAGTCTGCATGAAACTCTCAGTATGTGAAGCATCTATGCTGTTATCCAACATGAAATATGAGACTCCATGTGAGATTTGAATTATTCTCTTACCCCACAAAACTTTGTTGGCTCTAAGGGATTCTGAAATTGGGGCATTGCTGTAAACGTCACTGAAATACAGCTCTCCCCCTTCctgaaaagcaaacaaaaacatatttagacatttttcacatttcagAACTCTCTggagaaaacaggaagtgaccgaAACTCTACTGCACATGACTACATTAAAAGTATTATATTAATTCATGTTTTTAAAGTTACGCTTGACAGCCGAAGTACCTTCAAGACATGGTAGGCCTCTCTCAGGACGCTTTCCTTGTCAGGTGAAAGATTCACCACACAATTTGATCTGCCAACGAAATCCCAATGTCAGAGCTGTATAGTGGCTAGTGATAATACTCtatataataattatgtcaTTTTATTACCAAGTAAATGTCAATTTGTACCCAAGTAAACAGCTTAATGATGTCATAAAAGTTGAAAGGTCAATGGTTAAACaatacttttaaatatatataaagaaaaataatacttTTATCAAATTTCAAGTGtctgaataaaaaacaattaactCTATCTACACAACAATGAGTTAAATCAGGtttaatcacactcacacataccaaaaaaataaataaatatataatctaaAGCTATATAAAgtcagctccagaattattggcacccttgataacggttctaaaatgtttttgtagaTAATTATTTTACAGTGACAATATGAGACAAACCTAAACTTTAAAGTTAATATATTCTAAggaaaaaaatttttaatatgtgttttttttaaggttATTAGCTTAATGTCtgaaactgaacactgaaaatacaaaagactaatattaaagaatattatatatttttaaggaACTTTAACTTCATATATTGTAATACCCAAGCTGTTCAATCTATGGCTCTTGAATCTAACACCAATCTATGAATGTCACTGAATACAGGTTCAGTATGAATATGAGTTAACATTTTCTTCACAGCCTTTAAACCATGCACAGTGTGACTCCATGACATAATACAGTGCAAACATTTCTCACAAATAAAAAGATGTGTGTAAATGCCTTACATGATTACGTCATAAGAGTTTTCCTCCAGCCCTGCTTCCCTCAGTGCCTCGATGTATCCTTGAACAAAGTCCACATTTGGCTTCTTATACCCAAACTTCTCCATGTGATAGTCTAGATATTTTCTTGCAACCGCCAgctataaaacaaaaatctcatGTCAGTGGTGACTTTTCAAACAGAACTGTTATGTATTCTTCATTTATAAAGAGTCACATCGCTGTTAAATTCTCTAATCTTATCGGACAGAGCACGTTGATTAATTTTTGataacatcagctctgacagcaGTTGCAAGACAAATCAGTCACTTAGAGTGCTAACACCACACTCTGCCCTTTGATATCATCAACCAGACCCACCTGATCTTCTGTCATATCGAGTCCAGTGACGTGTCCGCTCTTGCCCACCATCTGACTGAGCACATAGCAGTCACGTCCGCTTCCGCAACCGAGATCCAACATCCTGCAGCCCTCCACACACTCAGGCACTGCCAAACCACAGCCATAGAAcctgagagaagagagagagagtcacttAGTTTACCAGCAGGGGGATCCCAAAGACTGCTTATAAGCCAGCATGTCTACAACATCAGTCATCTAAGTCATTAAGGGAGAGAGGTACAATGGTATAAAACAAGAAAAGCCTTGTGATAGTGTGCTATGAGGTGTAATTAACCATAATGTTTAGTTCTAATGGGCCTAATGGTTATATTACAAATTACATAGCCTACATGAGCCAACCATTGATATAAAGTAGATGCTATATACACAGGAGCCAACATTTCTAAGGAGAAAACTCAaaggcaaaacaaaaacaaacaatgacACCACAATCCCAACAAGTAGGTTTTAAGTCCCTCGCAAGAGTCAAAATTCTCTGATATAGTCAAAGCAAATGCAATGACTACCACAAGCAAGCGTGCATCTCTgccctttccccttcagtgaataTTCTTCACCATTGCAAGCAATTTGAAAATCATGAATACTAAGGCTAATGATACACTGTAGATTATAGCACCTCTGTATTTAACTATGAAGGATATTTTCATTTAGGTTTTAATTACATCCATCCAATCCATCCTTAtgtcatacatacatacatactacatacacctactatattaaaaaaaaaaggcattgtCTTCAAGGCTATAATACGAGTTCAGCATAATATGTTAAGAATACAGTTGGAATATGGTTTACAACTTTGATTTGGTTTAGTCAGAGTTTACTTTGCCGTGACGTCCGGGTGAACCTCAGTCAGAGCTTTCCTTATGTAGTCAGGGATGGGTTTAGCTGAAGGGACACATGCATTGCTCTTCAAATCAGAACTCTGCTTGAGGATTTTCCCATAATATTCCTGTAACACAATTTCAGCATTCAGCATGAAAGTCACAGCAATATTTAATGCGAGTTACAGGTTTTACATATTAAACCCAAGCCTTAGACAAATATTATTCATATCATACACCCCTACTACCATTGTATGCTTTTCAAAACCCTAAAAGTCTATTTAAGACCTGTCACTCATGATGTTCTTCagctttgtttttgtattgtaaTTACCCTATTTTCTTTTCCCACCTTTTTTCCCCACCCCACAAATACCAATACATGAACATGAGAGGAAAACACGTTACATTTCTTCCTTGTGTTTTCATGTTCAGATCACACTAACTTactcacactaatacaccaTAAGTAATAAAAAGGTTGAGGGAAACGTTCAAGGTTCATCCTTCTTGCCCTGATATGGCCCTAATGATATGTTCTCTTCAGTTCAACTCCTGGAAGTCTGGACAAATGGAGTTCACTGCTCTACTAACAGTAGATTAGATTTTTTGGGGAAATCCTTCAAGCTATTATTAATCCAATCCAGCAAGAACTCTACAGTACAATTTCActgctattattatttagtGGTTCTAACTGGTTTTCAGTATtggttttttcccccacaggtTTTCACTGGAATTGCCTTAAGATTCATACGTACCTTAACCTGGTCATGAATATGTTCAGCAGCtggttcactgtgtgtgtgtgtgtggggaaacATATTACAGGCATTAATCAATTAAACAGTTATATTAGCAGCTGAGCTTTTCACACTCAAAGAAATCAAGAGATAGAAATACAGTTTCTAATAGACAGATATAATAGTAATATaagataatattttatttacttttgctCAAATCGATAAGTGTCACAAGCCTCGAAGATATTGTTAAATTGTTAATCCAAACATTTCTAGGCTTATGTATTTATCcaaacattaataatatttaattaattaatacacaatCTGATCAGATAGTGATGAGCACATCATTCAGATAAGGTGGTTTTGATAGTGTAATAGAACACATGGTAGGTTACAGACTTTCCAAAactgtaaatgtctgtgtataacagtgtattaTTGGGTTAATTATTGACTTGTAAAA harbors:
- the as3mt gene encoding arsenite methyltransferase, giving the protein MERGHSEPAAEHIHDQVKEYYGKILKQSSDLKSNACVPSAKPIPDYIRKALTEVHPDVTAKFYGCGLAVPECVEGCRMLDLGCGSGRDCYVLSQMVGKSGHVTGLDMTEDQLAVARKYLDYHMEKFGYKKPNVDFVQGYIEALREAGLEENSYDVIISNCVVNLSPDKESVLREAYHVLKEGGELYFSDVYSNAPISESLRANKVLWGECLSGALWWEDLVRLAEEVGFCKPRLVTASVISVGNEDLEKLLADYKFVSATYRLFKSPKSSEKERCLVMYDGNITGLEEKFEFDAQYTFKVNEVMEVDGDVANILKNSRFAEEFTFQTRAQSSTKSGSCSAKPKVMPESPFGLAEQLGSASVASSTGLCCGPQESCCK